In the genome of Streptococcus oralis, one region contains:
- a CDS encoding helix-turn-helix domain-containing protein — protein MIAKELQDWFPEAQISDQPIEKPGYLTLPLASQQWIMLEESVLSEREKQLVALLTQQEQACSHNPWYPYLIEGKGQAPQAFKKIQLVYCHLSYFQQENLASWLDMMRTLFPNCQTVLQVGAQDYIFVLQQDKYTSVRSILSDTIEAVEYDFGLRLSIMLGQVWSQAGYHALSDLIQAERDLFKTWWRQGHQGVHTFSQLYLWSMGERSVNLKVIKEFLHQMILEQDQIQEIILSLWDNSAVLTKTAQQLYLHRNSLQYKIDKWEELTGLQLKELTDLTLCYQLILPDIL, from the coding sequence ATGATTGCAAAGGAATTACAAGACTGGTTTCCTGAGGCTCAGATTTCAGATCAGCCGATTGAGAAACCAGGCTATCTCACCCTCCCTTTAGCTTCTCAGCAGTGGATTATGCTGGAGGAATCTGTGCTCAGCGAGCGTGAAAAGCAGCTGGTTGCCCTTTTGACCCAACAAGAGCAGGCTTGTTCGCACAATCCTTGGTATCCCTATCTGATTGAAGGGAAGGGACAGGCACCGCAAGCTTTCAAAAAGATTCAATTGGTTTATTGTCATCTTTCCTATTTCCAACAGGAAAATCTAGCCTCTTGGCTAGACATGATGCGGACTCTTTTTCCCAACTGCCAAACAGTGCTACAGGTCGGTGCTCAGGATTATATATTTGTGCTTCAACAAGATAAGTACACCTCTGTTCGCTCAATCTTATCTGATACGATTGAAGCAGTGGAGTATGACTTTGGTCTTCGTCTGTCTATCATGTTAGGACAGGTTTGGTCACAGGCTGGGTATCATGCTCTGTCAGATTTAATCCAAGCAGAGCGAGACTTGTTTAAGACTTGGTGGCGTCAGGGGCATCAAGGTGTTCACACTTTTTCACAGCTCTATCTTTGGAGTATGGGAGAAAGAAGTGTGAATCTCAAAGTTATCAAAGAATTCCTACACCAGATGATTTTAGAACAAGATCAGATACAGGAAATTATTCTTTCTCTCTGGGACAACAGTGCTGTCTTAACTAAAACAGCCCAGCAACTCTATCTGCACCGCAATTCTCTCCAATACAAGATTGATAAATGGGAAGAATTGACAGGGCTACAGTTGAAGGAATTGACCGACCTGACCTTGTGTTATCAGTTGATTTTACCAGATATTCTTTAA
- a CDS encoding Mini-ribonuclease 3 has protein sequence MIDVNLINGIALAFEGDAVYSMYIRRHLILKGMTKPNKLHQEATKYVSAKAQARLIALMLEEQVLTEKEEEIYKRGRNTNSHTKAKNADVVTYRMSTGFEAVMGYLHLTENVERLETLISWCIQKVEG, from the coding sequence GTGATTGATGTCAATCTTATTAATGGGATTGCGCTAGCTTTTGAGGGAGATGCGGTTTATTCCATGTATATTCGTCGCCATCTCATCCTTAAAGGCATGACCAAACCCAACAAGCTCCACCAAGAGGCAACTAAGTATGTGTCAGCCAAGGCTCAGGCTCGCCTGATTGCCCTCATGTTGGAGGAGCAAGTCTTGACGGAAAAAGAAGAAGAAATCTACAAACGAGGTCGCAATACCAATAGCCATACAAAGGCTAAAAATGCAGATGTGGTGACCTATCGCATGTCTACAGGTTTTGAAGCAGTGATGGGCTATCTCCATCTGACTGAAAATGTGGAGCGTCTAGAGACCCTAATTTCTTGGTGCATCCAAAAAGTGGAGGGCTAG
- the cysS gene encoding cysteine--tRNA ligase, whose product MIKIYDTMSRDLREFVPIEDGKIKMYVCGPTVYNYIHVGNARSTVAFDTIRRYFEYRGYEVAYISNFTDVDDKIINRAKEEGITPQEVADKYIAAFREDVTALGVKPATRHPRVVEFMDDIIRFVADLIEKGYAYESQGDVYFRVEKSHNYAKLANKTLEDLELGASGRTDEETARKENPVDFALWKAAKPGEISWESPWGPGRPGWHIECSVMSTEILGDTIDIHGGGADLEFPHHTNEIAQSEAKTGKTFANYWMHNGFVNIDNVKMSKSLGNFITVHDALKTIDGQVLRFFFATQHYRKPINFTEKAVHDAETNLKYLKNTYEQPFSGTVDAQELQNFKDKFVAAMDEDFNSANGITVVFEMAKWINSGNYDTSVKEALAAMLEVFGIVFVEEVLDVEIEALIQKRQEARANRDFATADQIRDQLAAQGIKLLDTKDGVRWTRD is encoded by the coding sequence ATGATTAAAATTTACGACACCATGTCTCGTGATTTGCGAGAATTTGTCCCAATCGAGGACGGCAAGATCAAGATGTATGTTTGTGGGCCAACTGTATACAACTATATCCATGTCGGCAATGCCCGCTCAACAGTAGCCTTTGATACCATTCGTCGCTACTTTGAATACCGTGGCTACGAAGTTGCCTATATTTCCAATTTCACGGATGTGGATGATAAGATTATCAACCGTGCCAAGGAAGAAGGCATCACGCCACAGGAGGTTGCGGACAAGTACATTGCTGCCTTTCGTGAAGACGTGACAGCCTTAGGCGTCAAACCTGCTACTCGCCATCCACGTGTAGTTGAGTTTATGGATGACATCATTCGTTTTGTCGCTGACTTGATTGAAAAAGGTTATGCTTATGAGAGTCAAGGGGATGTTTACTTCCGTGTAGAAAAATCACATAACTATGCTAAATTGGCCAATAAAACCTTAGAAGATTTGGAGCTAGGTGCTTCAGGTCGTACCGATGAAGAAACGGCTCGCAAGGAAAATCCTGTAGACTTTGCCCTTTGGAAAGCTGCAAAACCAGGCGAGATTTCTTGGGAAAGTCCTTGGGGACCTGGTCGTCCGGGTTGGCATATCGAGTGTTCGGTCATGTCGACAGAGATTTTGGGCGATACCATTGATATCCACGGTGGGGGAGCAGATCTGGAGTTTCCGCATCACACCAATGAAATTGCCCAGTCTGAAGCCAAAACAGGCAAGACCTTTGCCAACTACTGGATGCACAATGGCTTTGTCAATATCGACAATGTTAAGATGTCTAAATCCTTGGGGAATTTCATTACAGTCCATGATGCCCTTAAGACCATTGATGGTCAAGTATTGCGTTTCTTCTTTGCGACTCAACATTACCGTAAGCCTATCAACTTTACGGAAAAAGCAGTGCATGATGCAGAGACAAATCTTAAGTATCTAAAGAACACTTACGAGCAACCATTTTCTGGAACGGTAGACGCTCAAGAGTTGCAGAACTTTAAAGATAAGTTTGTAGCAGCCATGGATGAGGACTTTAACTCTGCCAACGGTATTACAGTTGTCTTTGAAATGGCCAAATGGATCAACTCCGGCAACTATGATACAAGTGTTAAGGAAGCTCTTGCGGCTATGTTAGAGGTCTTTGGGATTGTCTTTGTTGAGGAAGTTTTGGATGTAGAGATTGAAGCCTTAATCCAAAAACGCCAAGAAGCGCGTGCGAATCGTGATTTTGCGACAGCAGACCAAATCCGTGACCAATTGGCTGCTCAAGGGATTAAGCTCCTTGACACCAAAGATGGAGTGAGGTGGACTCGTGATTGA
- a CDS encoding dihydrofolate reductase family protein has translation MAVYFYGCITMDGYLADSQHRIDWLHQLGSVEDTGYDDFYRQMDITIMGKRTFEEIQDLQDVESFYQATENYVFTHDRHLPVSNYQPVAGDVVDFVHQIDKGKNVFVIGGNSLVGPLLDADLFDHLIIQIAPLILGKGVPLFTQEEGQRFYQLDSLRQFGPFAELVFSRKSQK, from the coding sequence ATGGCAGTATATTTTTACGGCTGTATCACCATGGATGGCTACTTGGCAGACAGCCAGCACAGGATAGACTGGCTGCATCAGCTTGGTTCTGTAGAGGATACAGGCTATGATGACTTTTACAGGCAAATGGATATCACCATCATGGGCAAGCGGACCTTTGAGGAAATTCAGGATTTGCAAGATGTAGAAAGTTTTTATCAAGCTACGGAAAACTATGTCTTTACGCATGATAGACACCTGCCTGTCAGCAATTACCAGCCAGTAGCTGGGGATGTGGTGGATTTTGTTCACCAGATTGACAAAGGCAAAAATGTCTTTGTGATTGGTGGTAATTCCTTGGTAGGACCGCTCTTGGATGCGGATCTTTTCGACCACCTCATTATTCAGATAGCGCCCCTTATCCTAGGAAAGGGGGTTCCCCTCTTTACCCAAGAGGAAGGGCAGCGCTTTTACCAACTGGATAGCCTCAGACAATTTGGCCCTTTTGCAGAGCTGGTTTTCAGCCGAAAAAGTCAGAAATAG